The genome window GGTGAGCTGGAGCCCGGGCGACGGCGACCCCTGCAGTTGGAACGGCGTGCGCTGCGCCGATGGCAGAGTCGTGATGCTGTGAGTTGGATGTCCTCCTCCCCTTCTAAATGTGCAGTGGTTTGGTTTGAATTTCCATTTCACTCGTATCAGCATGTATCGTCATGATTGCCAACAACCAACGTTTCATTATCCTGTTTAATAACGGGTCTTCCATTTGACTGTATCTTTCACGGCACAAGGGTGTAGTGGCATTGGTTTATTGTTTGGCGCCCGTACATTGCATTTATATTGCAGTTATCGCGTTTGACTTTATATTGCGTACATTGAAAGAAATGTACCTGTTCTTCTGTCGAGTTTATCCAGGACAACGTAGTCTGCTTCTTAATTCAGACAAGTTCTAAAAGAAAACTAGCTGTTCAATGGTTGACAGAGTTGGTACGATGATGAGGTTTCTGATGAGCAAATAAGGAGCGTTTTATATTCCACTTGGAGAAATTTCCATGCACTCTGGAGCATCTCTAGTCACTAAAATTTGGTGTAATATGCCCTTGAACATGCTACGCTTTAAATTATTTCTACCTTTTTAAAATCATAGAGTAAAAGATTTATGTAATGCATCAGTCCAAATTAGTATTGAAACGAAGCTTCTGAGCAAGTTCATTATTTGGTCTATTAGGGTGGTTTCTTGACTCAGTCAACCTGAACAAGCGGCTGCGGCTATGATTGGTTTCTATTGGTGGTGTCATTTTTATTTGTATGGGGCGGGATCACCATGAGTTGGAatggaaaaccctaaccctaacaggggttgggtgGTGTATTATAGACTTGAgtaaactgggccaggcccattacagaggggcgAGACAGTAATTCCACAGggaaaaccccaaaccctaaacgggtattctaacacccccccgcagtcacaactctatcctgtacagatgttgagactggagcgaaagtctaaaaatacactcgacggtaatcccttggtgaagatgtcagcgaactgcaacgtggtggggacgctgagaacccgaacatcaccggcagcgacacgctcgcggacgaagtgcaggtcgatctccacgtgcttcgtgcgctgatgctgcacgggattggtggagaggtagaccgcgctgacgttgtcgcagtagacgagggtggcgcgctgaaggggactgtggagctcgtggaggagctgtcgcagccaggaggcctctgccacgccgttggccacggcgcggtactcggcctcagcgctggagcgagagacgacgggctgccgtttggcggcccaagagacgaggttggcgcccaggaacacggcgtaaccggaggtggaccggcgcgtgtcgggacagccagcccagtcagcatcggtgtagaccacgagctccgacgtcggggatggtcgcagtaggaggccgtagtcgagggagccgcggaggtagcgcagtatccgcttgagagcggtgaggTGGGGCTCCCGTGGAGTGTGCATAtgaaggcacacctgctggacagcgtaggcgatgtcgggcctggagaaggtgaggtactggagtgCGCCGatcaggctccggtaggacgtcgcatcggcgaccggaggcccgtcgtcctcagatagctttgcctgagtgtcgacaggcgtggagcagggcttgcagtcagacatgccagcccgctccaggatgtcgatggcgtactggcgctggtggaggaagagaccctgaggccggcgctcggcggtgatgccgaggaagtggtgaaggggccccaggtccttcatggcgaattcccgctgaagggcgacgatcgtgcgatgaagaaggtcggcggtggatgccgtgagcacaatgtcgtcgacgtagagcaggaggtagacggtgtcgtcgccgcgccggtagatgaacagggacgtgtccgacttggcctcgacgaagccgatggaggccaggtaggaggcgaagcgactgtaccatgcccgtggcgcctgcttgaggccgtacagggaccggttcagccggcagaccagatccggacggtcagcgtcgacgaagccggtgggctggctgcagtagacagtctccgtcagagtgccatggaggaaggcattcttgacgtcgagctggtgGATCGCCCAGtcacgggagagggcgagggagaggacggcgcgaacagtggcgaacttgacgacggggctgaaggtctcgtcgtagtccactccggggcgctgggtgaagccccgaaggacccaacgggccttgtagcggtcgagggagccgtccgaggtcagcttgtggcgaaatagccacttgccggtgaccacgttggtgcctggtggacgcggcaccaggtcccaggtgtggttggccaagagggccgcgtactcctcctccatagcacgacgccaatgtgggtcggcgagggcagcacGAACGGAGGAGGGCACAGGGGATGCGTCCGTAGGAGTGCAGGTCGTATCCgctgccaggatcagccggtcgacggggcgaagaacgccagcggcgcgccgagtcaccatcgggtggacgtgcccggggtcgcggtggatggcgaccgggtggtatactGACGACTCGGAACGGGCCGCCGGAACGTCGGGAGCGGCGGGTATGGCCGGCTCGCgacggtgatagacgacggcggggtcggcaaAGCGGGCCGtgctcgtcgacgggcccgagtcggCAGGCGCCGAAGTGGCGGCGTGGCTGCGACGGTGGTAGACGAgcgcggggtcggcgaagcgagtcggggtcgacggggccgcgcgtggcacaGGCGGGGTCgttggggccgcgcgtggcgcaggcgtgatcgacggggccgcgcgtggcgcaggcgtgatcgacggggccgcgcgtggcgcaggcgtggtcaacggggccgcgtgtggcgcaggcggggtcgacgtggccgcgcgtggcgcaggcggggtcgacgtagccgcgcgtggcgcggaagaGATCGTCCGTGGTGGCGTCGtggctgcacgaggagcaggtaacggcgcaagacggggCGGCGGGGGTGGGGGAGGAATCGggtcggactcgaggagggagtcaagatcggtgggtggggtggagccagcaaggggaaacacatcttcgtcgaagacgacgtgacgggagatgatgatgcggtgggaggtgaggtccagacaccggtaccccttgtggtcaggagagtagccaaggaataggcagcgggtggagcgaggagaaagcttatgagGAGCGGTggcggaagtgttagggtagcaggcacagccgaacacacgaaggtggtcataggaaggggctgtgccgtatagggcgaagtgaggtgtagggtggcgcaccgccttcgagggaagacggttgaggaggtgggtggcggtgtgcagggcctctgcccagtagctggcagggagagacgcctggaagagaaggcaccggatcatattggtggtggtgcgaatcatgcgctcggcccgaccgttctgagcagaggtgtagggacacgagagacgcaactggacgccgtgagtaaggaagaaagaacgggaggcgttgttgtcgaactcgcggccattgtcgcactgcagggcacggaccgggcgccgaaactgggtggagacccaggcgaagaagtgagtgagggtgggaaacgtgtcggacttcaggcgaagggggaaagtccaaaggaaatgggagtagtcatccagaatgaccaggtagtatttgtagccggagaggcttaggacaggagacgtccagagatcacagtggacaagatcaaaggcctgaaCAGCCCTGGACGTGGAAGTGGAAAAAGGAAGACGGGTATGGCGgccgagctgacaagcatgacagaggtggTCAGAAGAGCCCCGAGTATATGATATGTCAGAGTGGCCAGAAAGCTGGGACATGAcgtcaggtccagggtgcccgaggcgacggtgccaaatggcggaggaggtggtggtagtagcaagagcatgGGATGTGGGGGTAGTAGTAAGTGCAGGAGATGAGGCTACTGTGGTGTGGGTagtggagggcaagtgaagagaatagagagggccggagctgtcacagcgagcgagcacagcatgtgtgggaaggtggcgtatggtgagaccccaggggtcgaactccatagagcactggttgtcactagtgaagcgacgaaccgagaggaggggatgagttagtccgggagcaacaaggacgtcgttaaggcagaagggtcctggaagaaccgatgcacctactgaggtgaccgggagggtggaaccgttgCCAACGACGATGGAGGAAGGATGTGAGGGGTGTGGTGGATGGGAGTGGAATAACGAACTAGTTGTGGgggtagtgtggaaggaggcccCGGAGTCAACCACCCAATCGATGGTGGGAGgggaaggtggtggtggtgaaggtaCGGTGTGAGCGGAGAGTGCTAAAGAAGGTGCCCCGATGGAGGCGCTAGGGAGGGAGGTAGATGACACGGGCTCAACCGCTAGTGAGGCGATCGCAGCACATGGGAAAACAAGCGGTCCAGGCACGTGACGGCCCGCCTGAGGGTGGATCTCGACACAGTCCCGGAGAATAGGGTTCCAGACAGGATCGAAGGACACGAACATGCCCCGGATGAGATGACCGTTGTGGAGGAGGGCACGCACAGTCGCAGGAGCGGCTTGCGAGGTAAAGCTCATGAATGGCGGGGGTGACACCATGAAACCGATGTGGGTGGGGACAACACTGGTAGAAGAAGCGCAACTGCGCAAGAAGCGAGGAGGGCCGTCCAGAAGGGAAGAGGAGGCCGGCTGTAGCGCCAGTACAGGGAGAAACGACGACGCTGGCAGAGGGAACAGAGCTCGCGCGAGGTGCTCTGCGCGCACGACGTAGCGCTCCACGGGGTACGGGCACGTGGCCAGGACGGAGCTGCGCGCAGAGCGGAGGCAGCGCGCCGTCGGCAGAGGACCCGCGGCCTAGAGATGACCAGCGCGGCCGCCGAGGGCACCGGCGGCCCCAGACCAGGAGGCGGCGCGAGTGTGACCGCCGGAGAGGAGGGGGAGAGCACGGCCACCGAGGGGAGGACGCGTGCAGGGAGGGCGCGGCCGCCGATGGGCGCGACCAGCAGAGGGGCGGCGGCGCCTGAGCTGGCCGGAGATGGAGGGGAAGGGGCGCGCAGAGGGATCCGGCACAGGGCGGCCGTGGGGATCCGGCAGGGCGGTCGCTGCGGCAGGGCGTCGCGACGCGACGGGGCAGCGGGCACGCACGGCGCGGGTCTGGGCGCCGGTCGCGGCGCGAGGGCGTGCTTGGGGTCGAGCGCGACGGGGTCgcggcggcaagcggctgggcgcGCAGGGAGCGGCCCGGTCGGGCCGCGGCAGGGTCGTCGGCCGCAGGCGGTGATGGGCGCAGGGCGCGGGGGCGCTGCTCGCGCCGCCACCAGGGCCGCCGGCGGCTTGGGGAAGAAGGGCCGGACGGAGGCGGCCGGCAGCAGGGATGCCGACGaccagagagggagagagggacgcCCGGCGGCGGAGCAGCCCGGCGGCTGAGGGTGGGAGGAAAAAAATTTGGCTCTGGTACCAAGTTGGAatggaaaaccctaaccctaacaggggttgggtgGTGTATTATAGACTTGAgtaaactgggccaggcccattacagaggggcgAGACAGTAATTCCACAGggaaaaccccaaaccctaaacgggtattctaacacCATGGGCAAAAATGCTGTACTCTGCCTACATTAGATTTCAGGGACCATCGTTGGTGTATACATAGTTCTCCAGGATCCACCATCTCCACTAGTTATCATTGATATTTCAGATGCAAATGCAGAAGTACTTATCAGTGATTCTTGGAATCAGATGTTTTCGTTTTACCAGTGAATCTTCTTGTTCTTTAAGATGACGATTCTTACACAGCTGTTGTTTTTTACTGTTGCAGCTGTTTTTTTATATGCTTTGGCTATGCTATCTCATTAACATCTAGAGTACTCAGTGTGAACTGTCTTTTTCCAGAAACCTGAAGGATCTCTCGTTAAAAGGCACCCTAGGTCCTGAGCTAGGAACTCTAAGCCATCTAAGGGCTCTGTAAGTATAGTCATAAACTTCTTTTATTATTTTTCAGTTTGTATAGACCTTTAAATTTCCTTTTATAAATGCAATGATATGTAGTTCTCTTGCGTGTTTGAGGAAAAACTATAGTAATACATGAATGCTTTCGTCAGAACATAAATTGTTATTTGTTTGACAAATTAGATTGGCAATCCAGTGTGTGTCTTCTCGTGGTTACACGTGCAACGGGGACTCCTCGTGGTGCGTGTGGTGGTGTCCGGTGCTGGCAGGGATGTTTGCATTTCGTCACTAGCATCTTTCTTCAGGATGGGTTCCCTCTGTGCGGGGCTCTGGAGGGTCGCCATGGGTGGGGGATGCTTGAGATCTGGGTGCAAGCTCGGATGGTGACATCTGTGGACGCCACTACCTTCTTGGAGGCGTCCTCTTTGGCTCTTTGTACCTCTTCTCCTATCGTGCTGGGGTTTTCAGTAGGAAACTTTCCATTTCCATCTCCGCTGTGGCGCTTTTGCGCTCTTGCCATCGTTTCTTGGTGTTGCTCCAAGGTGTGGTGGTGGTGATGATCGGCAACGCATCGAGCTTTTTGCTTGTGCTCTCATGTTTGCTAGAGCTAGTTGTTTGGCTTGAGGGGTTTTCAGTTTCATTAGTTGTCAATTGAATCTCTTTGCGTTTGAGTGGTTAGTTGGGCAGCTGAGTtattaaggtagtgtttggttccggAGTATGGTGGGATGAAACCGCTCCACTCCCAATTTGTTGTTTGGATTGGTTCCATTTAGGACAGAGTCAGAGTGACTCTAAAAAGGAAAATTATGCTAAAATGTTAAACCATCCGTGTTCCTAAAATATCCCGGATAGAGCCGCTTCATTCCAACTAGCTccggaaccaaacactacctaattgGATCATTTCGATCAAGTCGAAGTTGTTAGCTGTTTTGAGCGTCGTACCAAAGGTGTGCAGGATGAGTAGACACTTTCCTCAGTTGTGTGGTTTTTGAGCCTGGTTTCCGCTAAAAAAACTGGACTTGCACTTGACTTTTTTTCTTCGTCTAATAAAAATCTCGGCAAAGCTTTTGATATTGTAGTATTTGACTAGTTGCTACACCCATGACAATGATTGACACCTAGCTATCCACTTGCAGAGAACTCTCCAATAACTTTTTCAGTGGAGCAATACCTAAGGAATTGAGTGCTCTTGCAATGTTGGAGATACTGGATTTAAGCAACAACAACTTGAGTGGGGAAGTTCCACAAGAGATTGCAGAAATGCCATCACTTAGGCAGTTGTAGGTTTCTGACTGATTAATTTCGTGAAAGTTTCATCAGCAAAAAGTGCAATGCCATGATATTTTGTTGCCTCTGCAGATCGCTTTCCAATAACTGCTTTCAGTGGCCTCTGATCCAACATTCCTATGGGAACTTTGATCAGGAAAATGGTTTCAATATTTATGATAATCTCGGGAGAGGTAATATGAATCAAAGAGCTGAGAATGGGTAAGAGAAAAAAAGTAGCGCTATAAATTCCTCTCTAAGTTATCACCCGTTTTTCTTCCTTTTTTTTGGAAATTAGGAATTATATTCAGATCCTGATGGTAGCAGTTTTTTAATCTGGACCGTTCTAGGTTGGAATCAGGTTCTTCTTCACATGAGAACAAAAAGGACACTAGCAACCTTTCTGGTAATCCAACGGACTATACTAAGCTCAAGTCCTTATATTTTCTTCTCCTTAATGATACACAGCTTGTTCGAGAAAAAAACAAGTCAAGTCGTATATGCATAAGCTAGTCCGTAAATGATACCATTGCTTCTTTTTCCCAGCTCGACTTCATTCACAATACGAAGCAATAAATCCAGCAGCACATCTTAGCCAGCGCAGATTACTTCAAGATAGCAATCTTGCTGCACCTTCTTCTGCAAATGATCTTGTTCCAGCTGCTGTTCCTGTTCCTTCCACTGGAACTGGTTCGTTTTCAGCATTTAGTCCCAACAATGCACCTGCACCAGCTGTAAATCCCCCAAGTAGGCCACCAACGGTCCCCAGTACTACCGCTGGAGAAGTTCAGGAAAGGAGGTCAATGAAATGGCTTTATTTCATTGTGCTGCCACTGGTCGTGCTTCTTATTGGCATCGCATGCATGCTTTTGCTATGCCGCACCAAGTCAGGGACAACAATAGGTCCATGGAAGACAGGGCTCAGTGGTCAGCTCCAAAAGGCATTTGTAACAGGTAAAGTTTTTATTCGCTATCCGATCCATCTCTTATCTTATGGGAGAAGAACCATTTCATAGCTGCGTCTACTTTTCGCCTTTGGAGATCATTTTAGATAAAAGTACGCACAATCGTTCCACCTCTACATGCCAACAGTTTGTATAATCTGAAGCAATGTTTTGCATTAAGTAATATTAATATGTTATTTAGATTTATCTGAGTAACAAATTCGTGTCCGTTGATTGGAAGGGTGTCAAAACTATCTACTCAAATTGCCTCTCTTTATTTGTGGTAATTTCCCCTTTTAGGAGTACCAAAGTTGCAACGCTCTGAGCTGGAAGGTGCGTGTGAAGACTTCAGTAACATTGTGTCAAGCTATCCACAGTACACTGTCTACAAGGGGACCTTATCAAGTGGTGTTGAGATAGCTGTTGTATCAACCATGGTTATCTCTAGCAAAGATTGGTCAAAACATTCAGAAGGGCGATTCAGGAAGAAGGTAATGCGATATATTTTCATTTGAATAACTCAGTGCATCTTGGTAGTTGCCCTTTAAACAAACCTGTTTCAACCTCCTCATTTTTCTTCCTGACTTCATAGATAGACTCACTCTCGCGAATCAATCATAAGAACTACATCAACCTGCTTGGATACTGTGAGGAGGAAGAACCTTTCACTAGGATGATGGTGATGGAATATGCTCCCAATGGAACACTATATGAACACCTCCATGGTATCAGCCGTTGATCTATTCCACATTTTTTTATGTCTACCCTCTGATCTTTGTGGTCAAATTGAGATGTTTTGCTTTGTCTGTCGCAGTCGAGGGATTTGATCCTATTGATTGGAATGGTAGGATGAGGATAATTATGGGGGTAGCATACTGCACCCTACACATGCATGAGCTTAGCCCTCCTGTAACACACCCAGACATAAAGTCAAGTGCTATATTGCTATCTGAGGATGGAGCTGCAAAGGTACAAACGTGCTTATGAATGTCAGCTTTTCTTTCTTTGAATATCTGGAGACCGGAGACTTCTACAGGGCATTTCCTAAGTCActgtccagatttgatgataagt of Zea mays cultivar B73 chromosome 8, Zm-B73-REFERENCE-NAM-5.0, whole genome shotgun sequence contains these proteins:
- the LOC100191464 gene encoding putative leucine-rich repeat transmembrane protein kinase family protein isoform X1, with the translated sequence MRREIFFQSVFVCLFVFFLASSCRACRSWSLLQLPTRSSNSGRPLFPSSSPHISLSSPPSSPLPHPPPCAKRTRGCRAWVWVELASSLQLPRAQCLPPAPDHASQAAQEAGEEDHVTTPRRRLGRRSRACGTEKRTRRMDGSISSALALLVLALHLAVDGCSAVNFEGSVLLKFQSRVEEDLYGAMVSWSPGDGDPCSWNGVRCADGRVVMLNLKDLSLKGTLGPELGTLSHLRALELSNNFFSGAIPKELSALAMLEILDLSNNNLSGEVPQEIAEMPSLRQLSLSNNCFQWPLIQHSYGNFDQENGFNIYDNLGRGNMNQRAENGLESGSSSHENKKDTSNLSARLHSQYEAINPAAHLSQRRLLQDSNLAAPSSANDLVPAAVPVPSTGTGSFSAFSPNNAPAPAVNPPSRPPTVPSTTAGEVQERRSMKWLYFIVLPLVVLLIGIACMLLLCRTKSGTTIGPWKTGLSGQLQKAFVTGVPKLQRSELEGACEDFSNIVSSYPQYTVYKGTLSSGVEIAVVSTMVISSKDWSKHSEGRFRKKIDSLSRINHKNYINLLGYCEEEEPFTRMMVMEYAPNGTLYEHLHVEGFDPIDWNGRMRIIMGVAYCTLHMHELSPPVTHPDIKSSAILLSEDGAAKIVDMSVWHEVYFRGNMPKDGDLVDHQERVAADPAGNVYSFGLLMLEIISGKPPYSEEKGSLSDLALECIRDNRSMSCLLDPSLKDHKEKDLETICDLVQDCIQSDPKKRPAMREVTTRLREVLSISPEAATPRLSPLWWAELEILSVEAS
- the LOC100191464 gene encoding putative leucine-rich repeat transmembrane protein kinase family protein precursor is translated as MDGSISSALALLVLALHLAVDGCSAVNFEGSVLLKFQSRVEEDLYGAMVSWSPGDGDPCSWNGVRCADGRVVMLNLKDLSLKGTLGPELGTLSHLRALELSNNFFSGAIPKELSALAMLEILDLSNNNLSGEVPQEIAEMPSLRQLSLSNNCFQWPLIQHSYGNFDQENGFNIYDNLGRGNMNQRAENGLESGSSSHENKKDTSNLSARLHSQYEAINPAAHLSQRRLLQDSNLAAPSSANDLVPAAVPVPSTGTGSFSAFSPNNAPAPAVNPPSRPPTVPSTTAGEVQERRSMKWLYFIVLPLVVLLIGIACMLLLCRTKSGTTIGPWKTGLSGQLQKAFVTGVPKLQRSELEGACEDFSNIVSSYPQYTVYKGTLSSGVEIAVVSTMVISSKDWSKHSEGRFRKKIDSLSRINHKNYINLLGYCEEEEPFTRMMVMEYAPNGTLYEHLHVEGFDPIDWNGRMRIIMGVAYCTLHMHELSPPVTHPDIKSSAILLSEDGAAKIVDMSVWHEVYFRGNMPKDGDLVDHQERVAADPAGNVYSFGLLMLEIISGKPPYSEEKGSLSDLALECIRDNRSMSCLLDPSLKDHKEKDLETICDLVQDCIQSDPKKRPAMREVTTRLREVLSISPEAATPRLSPLWWAELEILSVEAS